The following proteins come from a genomic window of Alicyclobacillus dauci:
- a CDS encoding DinB family protein has protein sequence MFQTVNGFLQSWGYEAEGTQRMLDALTDESLSQEVSPLDRTLGRIAWHVVGTIHEMMSRTGLQFEAPSEDAPVPTCAKEIAETYRRVNKAFVDAVKAQWTDSTLGQLSDMYGEEQPNSFFLMILIRHQIHHRGQMTVLMRQAGLSVPGLYGPSREEWANFGMAVPSI, from the coding sequence ATGTTTCAGACAGTGAACGGCTTTTTGCAGTCATGGGGTTATGAGGCAGAAGGAACTCAGCGCATGTTGGACGCTTTAACGGACGAGTCATTGTCGCAAGAGGTGTCGCCGTTAGATCGAACGCTTGGCAGGATTGCTTGGCATGTTGTCGGTACCATCCATGAAATGATGTCTCGGACTGGACTGCAATTTGAAGCGCCCAGTGAGGATGCACCGGTGCCGACGTGTGCAAAAGAAATTGCAGAGACATATCGTCGTGTCAATAAGGCATTTGTCGATGCCGTCAAAGCTCAATGGACGGATAGTACATTGGGACAACTCAGCGACATGTATGGCGAGGAACAGCCCAACAGTTTTTTTCTGATGATACTCATTCGGCATCAGATCCATCATCGTGGTCAGATGACCGTGCTCATGCGTCAAGCTGGGCTTAGTGTTCCAGGTTTGTACGGTCCTTCACGTGAGGAATGGGCAAATTTCGGCATGGCGGTGCCGAGTATCTAA